From one Streptococcus pneumoniae genomic stretch:
- a CDS encoding carbohydrate ABC transporter permease — protein MKKKKLTPFTVISTIILLLLTVLFIFPFYWILTGAFKSQPDTIVIPPQWWPKMPTMENFERLLVQNPALQWMWNSVFISLATMLLVCVTSSLAGYVLAKKRFYGQRILFAIFIAAMALPKQVVLVPLVRIVNFLGIHDTLAAVILPLIGWPFGVFLMKQFSENIPTELLESAKIDGCGEIRTFWSVAFPIVKPGFAALAIFTFINSWNDYFMQLVMLTSRQNLTISLGVATMQAEMATDYGLIMAGAAMAAVPIVAVFLVFQKSFTQGITMGAVKG, from the coding sequence ATGAAAAAGAAAAAATTAACCCCATTTACAGTGATTTCAACCATCATTTTGCTCTTATTGACAGTGCTCTTCATTTTCCCATTTTACTGGATTTTGACAGGAGCCTTCAAATCTCAACCAGATACCATTGTCATTCCGCCTCAATGGTGGCCAAAAATGCCAACCATGGAAAACTTTGAACGTCTGCTTGTACAAAACCCTGCTCTTCAATGGATGTGGAATAGTGTCTTTATCTCACTGGCGACCATGCTTTTGGTCTGTGTGACCTCATCTCTTGCAGGCTATGTTCTTGCTAAAAAACGCTTCTATGGACAACGCATTCTCTTTGCCATCTTCATTGCAGCGATGGCATTACCAAAACAAGTTGTCCTTGTACCATTGGTGCGTATCGTTAATTTCTTGGGAATCCACGACACCCTTGCTGCGGTAATTTTGCCGCTCATCGGTTGGCCATTTGGGGTTTTCCTTATGAAACAATTTAGTGAAAACATCCCGACAGAATTGTTGGAATCTGCTAAGATTGACGGCTGTGGCGAAATTCGCACTTTCTGGAGTGTAGCCTTTCCAATTGTCAAACCAGGATTTGCCGCTCTTGCGATTTTCACCTTCATCAACTCATGGAATGACTACTTCATGCAGCTCGTAATGTTGACATCTCGTCAAAACCTGACCATTTCACTCGGTGTAGCAACCATGCAAGCCGAAATGGCAACAGACTACGGACTCATCATGGCAGGAGCAGCCATGGCAGCCGTTCCAATCGTAGCCGTCTTCCTCGTATTCCAAAAATCATTCACACAAGGAATCACCATGGGAGCTGTTAAAGGTTGA
- a CDS encoding YhcH/YjgK/YiaL family protein, which produces MIFDQLQDVGRYRGLHPHLDQAIDYLLTHDMESFDIGRYAINDDKVFFYVQENQLNQEPDDSFEYHEKYADMHFLLAGRELMHYGQGVHEVLKDYEEDSDIGFVRCNLATPLHLTTDNIAIFLPNEAHQPNLYDRAGETVQKCVVKVLID; this is translated from the coding sequence ATGATTTTTGATCAATTGCAGGATGTGGGGCGATATCGTGGCCTACATCCGCATCTGGATCAAGCGATTGACTATCTTTTGACACATGATATGGAGAGTTTTGACATTGGTAGATACGCTATTAATGACGATAAGGTTTTCTTTTATGTGCAGGAGAATCAGCTCAATCAAGAACCAGATGACAGTTTTGAATATCATGAAAAATATGCAGATATGCACTTTTTGCTCGCAGGTCGAGAATTGATGCATTATGGTCAAGGAGTTCATGAAGTGCTCAAAGATTATGAAGAGGACAGCGATATTGGCTTTGTCCGCTGTAATCTTGCAACACCGCTTCATCTGACAACTGACAACATTGCCATTTTCCTACCAAATGAAGCGCACCAGCCTAATCTCTACGATAGAGCAGGTGAGACTGTGCAGAAATGTGTGGTGAAAGTGTTGATAGACTAG
- a CDS encoding DUF624 domain-containing protein — protein MRNRSAQLLSSIFNTDNWLMRVCEKILDLVTVNLLFLISCLPIVTIGIAKISLYRTIQEVRDGRGVRVVRLYISTFKTEWRRGLALGGMELLVTAICLVNILMLRGQTVSIFQGMKMIAFGILFLLMMVMLYAYPLAARFEQRLQEQLQTAFVLAGLNFLWTFGMLGAVALLIFLLLGSSWTIVFGGMFFLLAGFSSFAYAQLAILEPIFNKYNR, from the coding sequence ATGAGAAATAGGAGTGCGCAGTTATTATCCTCCATTTTTAATACAGATAATTGGCTGATGAGAGTCTGTGAAAAAATCTTGGATTTGGTCACGGTCAATCTCTTGTTTCTGATTTCTTGTTTACCGATTGTGACGATTGGGATTGCGAAAATTAGCCTTTATCGGACGATACAAGAAGTACGAGACGGTCGTGGTGTACGTGTGGTGAGACTCTATATCAGTACCTTTAAGACCGAATGGAGACGAGGGCTTGCTCTAGGAGGGATGGAGCTTCTAGTGACAGCTATTTGCTTGGTCAATATTCTGATGCTAAGAGGGCAAACTGTTTCTATCTTTCAAGGGATGAAAATGATCGCTTTTGGCATTTTGTTCCTCTTGATGATGGTCATGCTCTATGCTTATCCTTTGGCAGCACGATTTGAGCAGAGATTGCAAGAACAGCTTCAAACAGCCTTTGTTCTAGCAGGATTAAACTTCCTTTGGACTTTTGGTATGTTGGGAGCAGTAGCCTTGCTCATCTTTCTGCTATTAGGTTCTAGCTGGACCATTGTCTTTGGTGGCATGTTCTTTCTCTTAGCAGGATTTTCTAGTTTTGCCTATGCGCAATTAGCCATTTTAGAGCCGATTTTTAATAAATACAATCGTTAG
- a CDS encoding dihydrodipicolinate synthase family protein, with protein sequence MKNLEKYHGIIPAFYACYDENGEISREGVRSLTEYFIEKGVQGLYVNGSSGECIYQSVEDRKVVLEEVMVVAKGKLTIIAHVACNNTKDGIELARHAESLGVDAIAAIPPIYFRLPEYSVAQYWNDMSAAAPNTDFVIYNIPQLAGVALTPSLYKEMLKNERVIGVKNSSMPVQDIQTFASLGGDDHVVFNGPDEQFLGGRLMGAAGGIGGTYGAMPELFLKLNQLIADKDLETAKELQFAINEIIKHLTAARGNMYGVIKEVLRINEGLNLGSVRSPLTPVCEEDKEVVEAAARLIRETKERFL encoded by the coding sequence ATGAAAAACTTAGAAAAATATCATGGAATTATCCCCGCATTTTATGCGTGTTATGATGAAAATGGCGAGATTAGCCGAGAAGGTGTCCGTAGCTTGACCGAGTACTTCATTGAAAAAGGAGTACAGGGCTTGTATGTTAACGGCTCTTCTGGTGAATGTATTTACCAAAGCGTAGAAGACCGCAAGGTGGTCTTGGAAGAAGTGATGGTAGTAGCGAAGGGCAAATTAACCATTATTGCCCACGTTGCCTGCAATAATACCAAAGATGGGATCGAGTTGGCTCGCCACGCAGAAAGCCTTGGGGTGGATGCGATCGCAGCCATTCCGCCGATTTATTTCCGTCTGCCGGAATACTCTGTTGCCCAATACTGGAATGACATGAGTGCCGCTGCACCAAATACAGACTTTGTGATTTACAATATTCCGCAGTTGGCAGGTGTTGCCTTGACTCCAAGCCTTTACAAGGAAATGCTTAAAAATGAGCGCGTCATCGGGGTGAAAAATTCTTCGATGCCAGTACAGGATATTCAAACCTTTGCTAGTCTCGGTGGCGATGACCATGTGGTCTTTAACGGTCCAGATGAGCAATTCTTGGGCGGTCGCCTAATGGGTGCTGCCGGTGGTATCGGTGGTACCTATGGTGCTATGCCAGAACTCTTCCTCAAGCTCAATCAATTGATTGCGGACAAGGACTTGGAAACAGCAAAAGAACTTCAATTTGCGATCAACGAGATTATCAAGCACTTGACAGCTGCGCGAGGAAATATGTATGGTGTCATCAAGGAAGTCTTGCGTATCAACGAAGGCTTGAATTTGGGTAGTGTGCGTTCGCCTCTTACTCCAGTCTGCGAAGAAGACAAGGAAGTAGTGGAAGCAGCTGCACGCTTGATTCGTGAAACGAAAGAACGTTTCTTATAA
- a CDS encoding ROK family protein: MKTYVAIDIGGTSIKYGLIDENDQLVESHEMPTEAHKGGPAILEKVAGIVSSYLETINLSGICISSAGMVDPDKGEIFYAGPQIPNYAGTQFKKDLEAKFGIPCEIENDVNCAGLAEVVSGGGKGAKVAVCLTVGTGIGGCLLIDSQVFHGFSNSACEVGYLHLPDGDFQDLASTTALVRYVAEAHGDDVADWNGRRIFQELEKGNPLCRQGIDRMVHYLAKGIANICYVANPEVVILGGGIMGQEAILKPKIEEALKINLVSSIADKTKLVFAQHQNTAGMFGAYYHFKQRHG, translated from the coding sequence ATGAAAACATATGTTGCCATTGATATTGGTGGTACCAGTATCAAATACGGTTTGATTGATGAAAATGACCAGCTAGTCGAAAGCCATGAAATGCCGACAGAGGCTCATAAGGGTGGACCAGCGATTTTAGAAAAAGTAGCAGGAATTGTATCTAGCTATCTGGAAACTATCAATCTATCAGGGATTTGTATTTCCTCAGCAGGGATGGTCGATCCTGATAAGGGAGAGATTTTCTATGCAGGTCCGCAAATTCCAAACTATGCGGGTACGCAATTCAAGAAAGACTTGGAAGCTAAGTTTGGCATTCCTTGTGAAATCGAAAATGATGTCAACTGCGCAGGGCTTGCTGAAGTCGTTTCAGGTGGCGGCAAGGGTGCAAAAGTTGCCGTTTGCTTGACAGTGGGAACAGGTATTGGGGGTTGTCTCTTGATTGATTCTCAGGTGTTCCACGGCTTTAGCAATTCTGCCTGTGAAGTGGGTTATCTCCACTTGCCAGACGGTGATTTCCAAGACTTGGCGTCAACCACTGCCCTAGTCCGCTATGTCGCAGAAGCGCACGGCGATGATGTGGCGGATTGGAACGGACGGCGGATTTTCCAAGAACTCGAAAAAGGGAATCCCCTTTGCCGACAAGGTATCGACCGCATGGTGCATTACCTAGCCAAGGGCATTGCCAATATCTGCTATGTCGCTAATCCAGAAGTCGTTATTTTAGGCGGTGGTATTATGGGACAAGAAGCGATTTTGAAACCGAAAATCGAAGAAGCCTTGAAAATCAATCTCGTCTCAAGTATCGCAGATAAGACCAAACTCGTCTTTGCCCAGCACCAAAATACAGCTGGCATGTTTGGCGCTTATTATCATTTTAAACAGAGACATGGATAG
- the thrC gene encoding threonine synthase, producing the protein MTLVYQSTRDAKNTVTASQAILQGLATDGGLFTPLTYPKVELDFDRLKDLSYQEVAKLILGAFLDDFTAEELDHCITNAYDSKFDDARIAPLVKLDGQYNLELFHGSTIAFKDMALSILPYLMTTAAKKHGLENKIVILTATSGDTGKAAMAGFADVPGTEIIVFYPKDGVSKVQELQMTTQTGDNTHVVAIDGNFDDAQTNVKEMFNDEALRAKLADKKMQFSSANSMNIGRLVPQIVYYVYAYAQLVKTGEIAAGEKVNFTVPTGNFGNILAAFYAKQIGLPVGKLICASNENNVLTDFFKTKVYDKKRTFKVTSSPSMDILVSSNLERLIFHLVGNDAEKTAELMAALSRDGEYELQAVDGDILDLFAAEYATEEETAQEIKRVYDNSSYIEDPHTAVASSVYQKYLAETKDAAKTVIASTASPYKFPVVAVEAVTGETGLGDFEALAKLQDLSGVALPPAVNGLETAPVRHTTVVAAADMQAEVERYLGV; encoded by the coding sequence ATGACATTAGTATATCAATCGACACGCGATGCGAAAAATACTGTAACGGCTAGTCAAGCGATTTTGCAAGGCTTGGCAACAGACGGCGGCTTGTTCACCCCGCTGACTTATCCTAAAGTAGAATTAGACTTTGACCGCTTGAAAGATTTGTCTTATCAAGAAGTAGCAAAGTTGATTTTGGGTGCTTTCTTGGATGACTTTACAGCCGAAGAGCTAGATCACTGTATCACCAATGCCTATGATAGCAAGTTTGACGATGCGCGCATTGCGCCCTTGGTCAAGCTAGACGGTCAGTATAATTTGGAATTATTCCACGGCTCTACTATTGCATTTAAAGATATGGCACTGTCAATCCTGCCTTACTTGATGACAACAGCCGCTAAAAAGCATGGTTTGGAAAATAAAATCGTCATTTTGACGGCGACTTCTGGAGATACTGGAAAAGCTGCTATGGCTGGTTTTGCGGATGTACCTGGAACAGAAATCATCGTCTTTTATCCTAAAGACGGGGTCAGCAAGGTGCAGGAATTGCAGATGACGACTCAAACGGGGGATAATACCCATGTAGTAGCGATTGATGGGAATTTTGACGATGCTCAGACCAATGTCAAGGAAATGTTCAATGATGAAGCTTTGCGTGCTAAGTTAGCTGACAAGAAAATGCAGTTTTCATCTGCTAATTCCATGAATATCGGACGCCTCGTGCCACAGATTGTCTACTATGTCTATGCCTATGCGCAGTTGGTGAAAACAGGCGAAATTGCAGCAGGAGAGAAGGTCAACTTCACGGTCCCAACAGGGAATTTTGGAAATATCCTCGCAGCCTTTTATGCTAAACAAATCGGCTTGCCAGTTGGCAAATTGATTTGCGCATCAAATGAAAATAATGTCTTGACCGACTTCTTCAAGACCAAGGTCTATGACAAGAAACGCACCTTCAAGGTGACAAGTAGTCCTTCTATGGATATCCTTGTATCTTCAAACTTGGAGCGCTTGATTTTCCACCTCGTGGGAAATGATGCAGAAAAAACAGCTGAGTTGATGGCAGCCTTGTCAAGAGATGGCGAGTATGAGTTGCAAGCAGTTGATGGCGACATCTTGGACTTGTTTGCAGCAGAATATGCGACCGAAGAAGAGACTGCTCAAGAAATCAAACGGGTCTACGACAATTCGTCTTATATCGAAGATCCGCATACAGCGGTCGCATCAAGCGTATATCAAAAATACCTAGCAGAGACCAAAGATGCAGCTAAAACTGTCATTGCCTCAACCGCTAGTCCTTACAAGTTCCCAGTTGTCGCAGTTGAAGCGGTGACAGGAGAGACAGGATTGGGTGATTTTGAGGCGCTTGCCAAGTTGCAGGATCTTTCAGGTGTAGCCCTTCCACCAGCAGTGAACGGCTTAGAAACAGCACCAGTACGCCACACGACAGTTGTTGCAGCAGCGGACATGCAAGCTGAAGTGGAGCGTTATCTAGGGGTTTAG
- a CDS encoding MATE family efflux transporter, with the protein MVEYKKIMQITLPAMAENFLQMLMGMVDGYLVSSLGLVAISGVSVAGNIITIYQAIFIALGAAISSVLARSRGAGDEKSQACHATEALKITLLLSLVLGFVSLIFGQDMLHLLGTERSVAEVGGLFLAIVGGTIVLLGLMTSLGALVRTTGNPRLPMYVSLLTNLLNALFSSFFIFGLHWGITGVALGTVLARLVGVVVLWRSLSISFAKPSWGLDKDLLSLSLPAAGERLMMRAGDVVIIALVVGFGTEAVAGNAIGEVLTQFNYMPAFGIATATVLLVAHSLGQEKLDEIDQIVRKTYWLALGLMLPVALVIFALGTPLTHLYTQDVQAVSASLLVVLFSLLGIPFTAGTVIYTAVWQGLGNGKLPFYATTIGMWGIRIGAGYLLGVTLGFGLPGVWAGTLLDNAFRWLFLRIRYNKRRRR; encoded by the coding sequence ATGGTAGAGTATAAAAAGATTATGCAAATTACCCTGCCAGCAATGGCAGAAAATTTTTTACAGATGCTCATGGGTATGGTGGACGGCTACTTGGTATCAAGTCTTGGTTTGGTGGCTATTTCAGGGGTGTCGGTCGCTGGCAATATCATTACGATTTACCAGGCGATTTTTATTGCTTTGGGTGCTGCGATTTCAAGTGTTCTGGCTCGCAGTAGGGGAGCTGGTGATGAAAAGTCGCAAGCCTGTCATGCCACAGAAGCGCTAAAAATAACCCTGCTACTAAGCCTTGTTCTGGGCTTTGTTTCCCTGATTTTTGGGCAGGATATGCTCCATTTGCTAGGGACGGAAAGATCGGTGGCAGAGGTTGGCGGTCTCTTTCTAGCCATTGTCGGTGGAACCATTGTCCTCTTAGGACTCATGACCAGTCTTGGCGCTTTGGTGAGAACGACGGGAAATCCTCGCCTGCCCATGTATGTCAGCCTTTTGACCAATCTTCTCAATGCCCTGTTTTCTAGCTTTTTTATCTTTGGTCTTCATTGGGGAATTACAGGTGTGGCTCTGGGAACGGTTCTAGCTCGCTTAGTAGGAGTTGTGGTCTTGTGGAGATCCCTGTCCATTTCCTTTGCTAAGCCAAGTTGGGGCTTGGATAAGGACTTGCTCAGTCTGTCCTTACCTGCTGCGGGGGAGCGCCTCATGATGCGGGCAGGAGATGTGGTGATTATTGCCCTTGTGGTCGGCTTTGGGACAGAGGCAGTGGCTGGAAATGCCATTGGCGAAGTCCTGACCCAGTTCAACTACATGCCCGCCTTTGGGATTGCGACTGCAACCGTGCTCTTGGTGGCGCATAGCTTAGGGCAGGAAAAGCTCGATGAGATTGATCAGATTGTGCGCAAGACCTACTGGTTGGCGCTTGGTTTGATGTTGCCGGTTGCGCTTGTTATCTTTGCTCTGGGGACACCCCTCACCCACCTCTATACGCAGGATGTGCAGGCAGTGTCAGCTAGTCTGCTCGTTGTCCTTTTCTCGCTTTTGGGCATTCCTTTTACCGCAGGAACGGTCATCTACACCGCTGTCTGGCAAGGCTTGGGTAATGGCAAACTCCCTTTTTATGCAACGACCATTGGCATGTGGGGGATTCGTATCGGTGCAGGCTATCTTTTAGGTGTAACCTTAGGATTTGGTTTGCCAGGTGTCTGGGCAGGAACGCTTCTTGATAATGCCTTTCGCTGGCTTTTTTTGAGAATACGCTATAACAAACGAAGGAGAAGATGA
- a CDS encoding HAD-IA family hydrolase, with translation MMTTFIWDLDGTLLDSYDAILAGIEETYAHYGLDFDREAIKSYILQHSVQALLEKVADEKGLDAAEMNAYRGTSLQEKNAQIHLMAGAKEVLAWAKQAGITNFVYTHKGANAHQVLAELGIADYFTEVVTSADGFARKPHPAAIDYLVEKYDLDKSSTYYIGDRRLDVEVAINSGIQSMNFQAYPSPANQQINQLLDIKENIFDDNI, from the coding sequence ATGATGACGACATTTATTTGGGATTTAGACGGGACTTTGCTGGATTCTTACGATGCAATTTTGGCAGGGATTGAGGAAACCTATGCGCATTATGGCTTGGATTTTGACCGTGAGGCGATCAAAAGCTATATTTTGCAGCATTCTGTGCAAGCATTGCTTGAAAAGGTGGCAGACGAGAAAGGTCTCGATGCTGCAGAGATGAATGCCTACCGTGGTACGAGCTTACAGGAGAAAAATGCCCAGATCCATCTCATGGCAGGAGCTAAGGAAGTGCTGGCTTGGGCGAAGCAGGCAGGTATTACCAACTTTGTTTATACGCATAAGGGAGCAAATGCCCATCAGGTCTTGGCAGAATTGGGGATTGCGGACTATTTCACAGAGGTTGTGACCAGTGCAGACGGTTTTGCAAGAAAGCCTCACCCAGCAGCGATTGATTATCTGGTCGAGAAATACGATTTGGACAAATCAAGCACCTACTACATCGGCGACCGTCGTTTAGATGTAGAAGTAGCGATCAATAGTGGCATTCAGAGTATGAACTTCCAAGCTTATCCGTCACCTGCCAATCAGCAGATAAACCAGCTTTTAGATATCAAAGAGAACATTTTTGATGACAACATCTAA
- a CDS encoding MarR family winged helix-turn-helix transcriptional regulator produces MTAINHLLYQLHVSDQQVTQLFEKRLGISLTRYELLKLLLELAPCSQIRVQEALHIDQAALTRHFKILEEKGYVSRTRNPHNQREILVDVTDFAKQQLITSPPTHHLAVKEQMEKILSEEERTSLKELLDKLVTGLETIATDHD; encoded by the coding sequence ATGACAGCCATCAATCACTTACTGTACCAGCTTCATGTATCGGATCAACAAGTTACCCAGCTGTTTGAAAAACGCTTGGGAATCAGTCTGACCCGCTATGAACTCTTGAAACTACTGCTCGAACTCGCTCCTTGTAGCCAGATCCGAGTGCAGGAAGCCCTGCACATCGATCAGGCAGCTCTGACTCGTCATTTTAAGATTTTAGAGGAAAAGGGATATGTGAGCAGAACGCGCAACCCGCACAATCAGCGGGAAATCTTGGTGGATGTGACCGATTTTGCCAAACAACAGCTCATCACTTCACCCCCAACTCATCATTTAGCAGTCAAAGAGCAGATGGAGAAGATTTTGTCAGAGGAAGAACGGACTAGCCTCAAAGAGTTACTGGATAAGTTGGTCACAGGCTTAGAGACGATTGCGACTGACCATGATTAG
- a CDS encoding DUF1304 domain-containing protein, translated as MSLVTIILATIVALEHIYIFYLETIATHSDKTVKAFGLEKEEMMRDSVTSLFKNQGIYNLLLAIFLLYGIFVSANLEIVTIFVLYVIGAAVYGAVTANKKILFVQGGPAILALLSILLLK; from the coding sequence ATGTCACTTGTAACCATTATTTTAGCAACTATTGTTGCGCTTGAACACATTTATATTTTCTATCTTGAAACCATTGCTACTCACTCTGATAAGACTGTGAAAGCTTTTGGGCTTGAAAAAGAGGAGATGATGCGCGATTCAGTCACTTCCCTTTTCAAAAATCAAGGAATTTACAATCTTTTGTTGGCAATTTTCCTCCTTTACGGAATCTTTGTCTCTGCTAACTTGGAAATCGTGACTATTTTTGTCTTGTATGTGATCGGAGCAGCAGTTTATGGAGCTGTTACAGCCAACAAAAAAATCTTGTTTGTCCAAGGTGGCCCAGCTATTCTAGCTCTTTTGAGTATTTTATTGTTGAAATAA
- the ugpC gene encoding sn-glycerol-3-phosphate ABC transporter ATP-binding protein UgpC, translating into MVELNLKNIYKKYPNSEHYSVENFNLDIKDKEFIVFVGPSGCGKSTTLRMIAGLEDITEGECSIDGTVVNDVAPKDRDIAMVFQNYALYPHMTVYDNMAFGLKLRKYSKDDIDKRVNEAAEILGLKEFLQRKPADLSGGQRQRVAMGRAIVRDAKVFLMDEPLSNLDAKLRVSMRAEIAKIHRRIGATTIYVTHDQTEAMTLADRIVIMSATKNEAGTGTIGRVEQVGSPEELYHHPVNKFVAGFIGSPAMNFMDVTLEGDEIVAEGLRLKVPEGCLKVLRDKGYAGKKLIFGIRPEDVNMEVAFLETFPESVVRATISVSELLGSEAHLYCQLGDNEFIARVDARDHLKAGSQIDLGFDLNKAHFFDPETEKTVY; encoded by the coding sequence ATGGTCGAATTAAATCTAAAAAATATTTACAAAAAATACCCAAATAGTGAACACTACTCTGTTGAAAACTTTAACTTAGATATTAAAGACAAGGAATTTATTGTCTTTGTTGGACCGTCTGGGTGCGGGAAATCAACGACTTTGCGGATGATTGCAGGGCTCGAGGACATCACAGAGGGAGAATGTTCGATTGATGGCACAGTGGTCAATGATGTCGCACCAAAAGACCGCGACATTGCCATGGTGTTTCAAAACTATGCGCTCTATCCGCACATGACCGTGTATGATAATATGGCTTTTGGACTCAAACTCCGCAAGTATTCAAAAGATGACATTGACAAGCGAGTCAATGAAGCGGCAGAAATCTTGGGCTTGAAAGAATTCTTGCAGCGAAAACCAGCCGACTTGTCAGGAGGACAACGCCAGCGGGTAGCCATGGGACGTGCCATTGTCCGTGACGCCAAGGTATTCTTGATGGATGAACCTTTGTCTAACTTGGATGCTAAACTTCGGGTGTCCATGCGGGCAGAGATTGCAAAAATCCACCGCCGTATCGGAGCAACAACTATTTACGTTACCCATGACCAGACAGAGGCTATGACGCTTGCAGATCGTATCGTTATCATGTCTGCAACGAAAAATGAAGCAGGGACAGGAACGATTGGGCGTGTGGAGCAGGTTGGAAGCCCAGAAGAGCTCTATCACCACCCAGTCAATAAATTTGTCGCAGGCTTTATCGGAAGCCCAGCCATGAACTTTATGGACGTGACCTTAGAGGGCGATGAGATTGTGGCAGAAGGTCTGCGCTTAAAAGTGCCAGAAGGATGCCTCAAGGTCTTGCGTGATAAGGGTTACGCAGGTAAAAAGCTCATCTTTGGTATTCGTCCAGAAGATGTGAATATGGAAGTTGCCTTCCTTGAAACCTTCCCAGAGTCTGTCGTGAGAGCTACAATTTCTGTCTCAGAATTGCTCGGCTCCGAAGCTCACTTGTACTGTCAATTAGGCGATAACGAATTTATCGCGCGTGTGGATGCGCGTGACCATCTAAAAGCAGGCAGTCAGATTGACCTTGGCTTTGACCTAAACAAAGCACATTTCTTTGACCCAGAAACAGAAAAAACAGTCTATTAA
- a CDS encoding MurR/RpiR family transcriptional regulator, translated as MFLENLKQHYNRLSVNEQEVIDYLMRQAEIETVTLKSISNELFISSSTVIRACKKLGYQTYNELRYELRLSQDLKKALAKEHTSSFDYMKEQMTIEFEHTMDMLDKEDFQTFARAILQARRIFCIGVGSSYMSMSSFNRKLKLVNIWSNDYFEQYSIDRIQDIVTHEDVILVFSLGGKSKSINNSILQAKQNGATVLAITALGNHLLSKISDHTIHVYDVPKKREKIRSRLMFDLVGTLLFEVILEEQEHLNP; from the coding sequence ATGTTCCTAGAAAATTTAAAACAGCATTACAATCGCCTCTCTGTCAATGAGCAAGAAGTGATTGATTACCTCATGAGACAAGCAGAAATTGAAACCGTCACCTTAAAAAGTATCTCCAATGAATTATTTATTTCATCTTCTACGGTTATTCGTGCGTGTAAGAAACTAGGCTATCAAACCTATAATGAACTGCGTTATGAACTCAGGCTATCTCAAGACTTGAAAAAAGCACTTGCCAAAGAACATACTTCATCTTTTGATTACATGAAAGAGCAGATGACCATCGAATTTGAACATACGATGGATATGCTAGATAAGGAGGATTTTCAAACCTTTGCACGGGCTATTTTACAAGCGCGACGGATTTTCTGTATTGGGGTAGGCTCTAGCTATATGTCCATGTCATCCTTTAATCGCAAGCTGAAACTCGTCAACATCTGGTCCAATGATTACTTTGAACAATATAGCATTGACCGTATTCAAGATATTGTGACACATGAAGATGTAATCCTTGTTTTTTCTCTAGGTGGAAAGAGCAAATCCATCAACAATAGTATCCTTCAAGCCAAACAAAATGGAGCAACAGTCCTTGCCATCACAGCTCTTGGCAATCATCTCTTGTCAAAAATTAGCGATCATACCATTCATGTGTATGATGTTCCTAAAAAACGTGAAAAAATTCGCTCTCGTCTCATGTTTGACTTGGTCGGCACTCTGCTCTTTGAAGTCATTCTGGAAGAACAAGAACATTTAAACCCATAA